The following are encoded together in the Lathyrus oleraceus cultivar Zhongwan6 chromosome 3, CAAS_Psat_ZW6_1.0, whole genome shotgun sequence genome:
- the LOC127126534 gene encoding uncharacterized protein LOC127126534 → MKRQSSTVSPSASRRENTPDKMHVKTIGCMSGILHLISTSNSRHHRRFLTFGKKQSKNHGCSVSTSTVNPQQEKTKEKKSNEVSTVRNPKSSCEVPRSPTLPAEIRRKSIENIRESPALVARLMGLEALPASPESLVEKRQKLLGALQRCDDDLKALKKIIDAVQTPEPVLSPKPVVVKRTVCEVKCSVVNGEQQQPSPVSVLDEFNRSPLSSNCHSGRHSFARIQQTKQQLLKKPGEEEISSTLYMHERIPNELVNKKVNEEDRSIMWSSKGMIRSVEEVCRDVAWGENREVGRIGLALQDCICRDLVEEIVRELGILYTLPFEACKRRLCF, encoded by the exons ATGAAGAGGCAAAGCAGCACGGTGTCTCCGTCGGCGTCACGGCGAGAAAATACGCCGGATAAAATGCACGTCAAGACAATTGGATGCATGTCCGGCATTCTCCACCTCATTTCCACTTCCAATTCTCGTCACCATCGCCGATTTCTCACATTCG GAAAGAAACAGTCTAAGAATCACGGTTGTTCCGTTTCCACCTCCACTGTAAATCCTCAACAGGAAAAAACGAAGGAGAAGAAGAGCAATGAAGTATCTACCGTGCGAAATCCGAAATCGTCGTGCGAGGTTCCAAGGAGTCCGACATTACCGGCGGAGATTCGCCGGAAGTCGATTGAGAATATTCGGGAGTCACCGGCGTTAGTGGCGAGGCTGATGGGATTAGAGGCGCTTCCTGCATCGCCGGAATCGCTAGTGGAGAAGAGACAGAAGCTCCTAGGAGCGTTGCAGAGATGTGACGACGATCTCAAAGCGCTAAAGAAAATCATCGATGCAGTTCAGACTCCTGAGCCGGTTCTGTCGCCGAAGCCAGTAGTGGTTAAGCGGACGGTCTGTGAAGTGAAGTGTTCGGTGGTTAACGGTGAGCAGCAGCAGCCGAGTCCTGTGTCTGTTCTGGACGAGTTCAATCGTTCGCCACTCAGTTCTAACTGCCACTCGGGACGCCATTCATTTG CCCGAATACAACAAACGAAGCAGCAGTTACTGAAGAAACCAGGAGAAGAAGAAATCAGCAGCACATTATATATGCATGAGAGAATACCGAACGAGTTGGTTAATAAGAAAGTGAATGAGGAAGATCGTTCAATTATGTGGAGTAGTAAAGGCATGATCAGAAGTGTAGAGGAGGTGTGTAGAGACGTTGCTTGGGGAGAAAATAGAGAGGTTGGAAGAATAGGATTGGCTTTGCAAGATTGTATCTGCAGAGATTTGGTTGAAGAGATTGTAAGAGAATTAGGAATCTTGTATACTTTGCCATTTGAGGCATGTAAGAGAAGACTCTGCTTCTAA